A DNA window from Oncorhynchus tshawytscha isolate Ot180627B linkage group LG13, Otsh_v2.0, whole genome shotgun sequence contains the following coding sequences:
- the LOC112264802 gene encoding poliovirus receptor: MARDAKHCPLSPMKNSLLVTAGILLIIQAASCQRVRVVPEVEAYPAESVDLRCQFVDGGNTKLTQVSWIWEPTEGQRDNIAVFHPIYGESFPESPFNGRVRFIQGTLTNPSITISSLKMADAGRYTCEYATYPSGNEQGTTNLVILAKPKNSASPVVVQASTSGKPVVVAQCEAADGKPAATIKWMGEVGGTDNTTSKKGLDGTVTVRSVYLLVPTPEDNGKEVTCMISQRTQDKPQTFPMKLSVESPLLSQTVTIVGYDNNWYIGRTDAVLTCKATGNPAPTNVTWTAMSGRMPDTVQIADNKLIVRKVDEAVNTTFVCEVKNRLGVSKHQVTTAVIEAIVDPSNAGVVVGAIIGSLLALLLVSSLIAVLVTRSRRQRRGYPGNGEPGAYGNKARLFGGAGNKNEGTGANINGPIYTYRESDPGALAENVNDFHGPPGSTPTAHDILLSSEMDEAERRKFDALDDSLEEEEERYDSFSVGMVPAYHIHRHNEEMGGVSMYLDDDMESQRDGSVISRTAIYV, encoded by the exons cTGCTTCGTGTCAGCGGGTGAGGGTGGTACCAGAGGTGGAGGCGTACCCCGCCGAGTCGGTCGACCTGCGCTGTCAGTTTGTCGACGGAGGAAACACCAAGCTCACACAG GTGTCGTGGATATGGGAGCCCACGGAGGGCCAGAGGGACAACATTGCCGTCTTTCACCCCATATATGGCGAGAGCTTCCCCGAATCGCCCTTCAACGGGCGTGTCCGCTTCATCCAAGGCACCTTGACAAACCCCTCCATTACCATCAGCAGCCTCAAGATGGCCGACGCCGGGCGTTACACCTGCGAGTACGCCACTTACCCCAGCGGCAATGAGCAAGGCACCACCAATCTGGTCATACTTG CGAAACCCAAGAACTCTGCATCCCCCGTTGTCGTCCAAGCCAGCACAAGCGGCAAACCAGTGGTCGTGGCCCAGTGTGAGGCGGCTGACGGCAAGCCAGCAGCCACCATCAAGTGGATGGGAGAAGTCGGTGGCACCGATAACACCACCTCCAAAAAAGGTCTGGACGGCACGGTGACGGTGAGGAGCGTGTACCTACTGGTGCCCACGCCTGAGGACAACGGCAAGGAGGTCACCTGCATGATCAGCCAGCGCACTCAGGACAAGCCGCAGACCTTCCCCATGAAGCTGTCCGTTGA ATCCCCCCTTCTTTCTCAGACTGTGACCATAGTGGGCTATGATAACAACTGGTACATTGGTCGGACCGACGCTGTCCTGACCTGCAAGGCCACTGGCAACCCTGCCCCCACCAACGTCACTTGGACAGC catgtccGGTCGGATGCCTGACACGGTACAGATCGCCGACAACAAGCTGATCGTGCGGAAGGTGGACGAGGCTGTGAACACCACCTTCGTCTGCGAGGTGAAGAACCGGCTGGGAGTGAGCAAGCACCAGGTCACCACGGCGGTCATCG AGGCCATAGTGGACCCGTCCAACGCGGGCGTGGTGGTGGGGGCTATCATCGGCAGCCTGCTGGCCCTACTGCTGGTCAGCTCGCTGATTGCTGTCCTGGTGACCCGCAGTCGCCGGCAACGGCGCGGTTACCCCGGCAATGGAGAGCCTGGCGCCTACGGGAACAAAGCCCGCCTCTTCGGCGGAGCTGGCAACAAGAACGAAGGCACGGGGGCCAACATCAACGGGCCCATCTATACGTACCGCGAGAGCGACCCCGGAGCGCTGGCGGAGAATGTCAACGACTTCCACGGTCCGCCAGGCTCCACTCCCACCGCCCACGACATCCTGCTGAGTAGCGAGATGGACGAGGCGGAGCGCAGGAAATTTGATGCTCTCGACGACAgcctggaggaggaagaggagcgcTACGACAGCTTTAGCGTGGGCATGGTTCCAGCCTATCACATCCACCGGCACAACGAAGAGATGGGAGGGGTCAGCATGTACCTCGACGACGACATGGAGTCACAGCGGGACGGATCGGTCATCTCCCGGACTGCCATCTACGTCTAG